A stretch of Amycolatopsis balhimycina FH 1894 DNA encodes these proteins:
- the wecB gene encoding non-hydrolyzing UDP-N-acetylglucosamine 2-epimerase, with protein sequence MDVMVLAGTRPEALKLAPLALALDRHPVLRPVLVHSGQHAGMVEQALEPFGLAADAWLDVPPRVTGSQAELVAGLLPALDGVLRRHTPAALVVQGDTTTTLAGALAAFWLGIPVVHLEAGLRTHDLAAPFPEEAARQMVSRIAALHLAPTLGAAAALRTEGVARQRIAVTGNTIVDAVLEIAARDVPARDTALALLEMEIAEAGERLVLVTSHRRESWGEPLERTLAAVQLIVAEHPDVQVLFPAHPNPRVRGQVEAALGGLPRVTVTDPLEYPDLVRALRLASLVLTDSGGIQEEAPTFGTPVLVLRDVTERAEVVEGGCAWLVGTDTARIADTAARVLSGELRPAQVGNPYGEGNAAILAVAAIEELLGVASAARREVAAS encoded by the coding sequence GTGGATGTGATGGTGCTGGCCGGGACCCGGCCGGAAGCGCTCAAGCTCGCGCCGCTCGCACTGGCCCTGGACAGGCATCCGGTGCTGCGGCCGGTCCTGGTGCACAGCGGCCAGCACGCGGGCATGGTCGAGCAGGCCCTGGAACCGTTCGGCCTCGCCGCGGACGCGTGGCTGGACGTGCCGCCGCGGGTCACCGGCAGCCAGGCGGAGCTCGTGGCCGGCCTGCTGCCCGCGCTCGACGGCGTGCTGCGCCGGCACACCCCGGCCGCGCTGGTCGTCCAGGGCGACACGACGACGACGCTCGCGGGCGCGCTCGCCGCGTTCTGGCTGGGCATCCCGGTGGTCCACCTGGAAGCCGGGCTGCGCACGCACGACCTCGCGGCGCCGTTCCCGGAGGAGGCCGCGCGGCAGATGGTGTCGAGGATCGCGGCGCTGCACCTGGCGCCGACACTCGGCGCGGCGGCGGCCCTGCGCACGGAAGGCGTTGCGCGGCAACGGATCGCCGTCACGGGCAACACCATCGTCGACGCGGTGCTGGAGATCGCGGCCCGTGACGTCCCGGCGCGGGACACGGCGCTGGCGTTGCTGGAAATGGAGATCGCGGAGGCGGGTGAACGGCTGGTGCTCGTGACGTCGCACCGCCGCGAGTCCTGGGGTGAGCCGCTCGAGCGGACCCTGGCCGCGGTGCAGCTGATCGTGGCCGAGCACCCGGACGTGCAGGTGCTGTTCCCAGCCCACCCGAACCCGCGGGTCCGCGGCCAGGTCGAGGCGGCGCTGGGCGGGCTGCCGCGGGTGACGGTCACGGACCCGCTGGAGTACCCGGACCTGGTCCGCGCGCTGCGGCTGGCGTCGCTGGTGCTGACGGACTCGGGCGGTATCCAGGAGGAGGCGCCGACGTTCGGCACCCCGGTGCTGGTGCTGCGGGACGTCACCGAGCGGGCGGAGGTCGTCGAGGGGGGATGCGCGTGGCTGGTGGGCACGGACACCGCCCGCATCGCCGACACGGCGGCGCGGGTCCTGAGCGGTGAGCTGCGTCCCGCGCAGGTCGGAAACCCTTACGGCGAAGGCAATGCGGCGATCCTGGCGGTCGCGGCGATCGAGGAGCTGCTCGGGGTGGCGTCCGCGGCCCGGCGCGAGGTCGCGGCTTCCTGA
- a CDS encoding LPXTG cell wall anchor domain-containing protein: protein MYRMPGAGVGVAGGGVGTLAATGADLGWWLAVGVLLVLLGTGVLIAVHRRNRRLSQARD, encoded by the coding sequence ATGTACAGGATGCCGGGTGCGGGCGTCGGCGTGGCCGGAGGTGGCGTGGGCACCCTCGCCGCCACCGGCGCCGACCTCGGGTGGTGGCTGGCCGTCGGCGTGCTCCTTGTCCTGCTCGGGACCGGTGTGCTGATCGCCGTCCACCGCCGCAACCGCCGTCTCTCCCAGGCGCGGGATTGA
- a CDS encoding choice-of-anchor P family protein: MKKSSLARRGGLLAAVVASVVLAGAAPASAAPGDGSAYGVKVDVKLLGQEAVKAGPFAAANTAGPTSSSLAKVDLPGILKAGAINTEAKRDENSGAVTAKASTADVGLPLLKPALGDVGIKLVEAVCTATQKGVEGSTKLVGANLGSIGAVDATPAPNTQIKVGLGPVNVATIILNEQIKNEDGSLTVNAVHVKLLGEGLKALGSGDVIVSSATCGPAAPPMPLASGAGLWIGLGLLGAIAVPVGTRILRRRAARA; encoded by the coding sequence TTGAAGAAGAGCTCCCTCGCGCGCCGTGGCGGCCTGCTCGCCGCGGTCGTGGCGAGCGTCGTGCTCGCCGGCGCGGCCCCCGCTTCGGCGGCCCCCGGCGACGGATCCGCGTACGGCGTCAAGGTCGACGTCAAGCTGCTCGGCCAGGAAGCGGTGAAGGCGGGCCCGTTCGCGGCCGCGAACACCGCGGGCCCGACCAGCAGCAGCCTGGCGAAGGTCGACCTGCCCGGCATCCTCAAGGCCGGCGCCATCAACACCGAGGCCAAGCGCGACGAGAACTCCGGTGCGGTGACGGCGAAGGCGAGCACCGCCGACGTCGGGCTGCCGCTGCTCAAGCCGGCCCTCGGCGACGTCGGCATCAAGCTCGTCGAGGCCGTCTGCACCGCGACGCAGAAGGGCGTCGAGGGCAGCACCAAGCTGGTCGGCGCGAACCTCGGCAGCATCGGTGCCGTCGACGCCACCCCGGCGCCGAACACACAGATCAAGGTGGGCCTCGGCCCGGTCAACGTCGCGACGATCATCCTGAACGAGCAGATCAAGAACGAAGACGGCAGCCTCACGGTCAACGCCGTCCACGTGAAGCTGCTCGGCGAAGGCCTCAAAGCGCTCGGCTCGGGTGACGTGATCGTCTCGTCCGCGACCTGCGGCCCGGCCGCTCCGCCGATGCCGCTGGCGTCCGGCGCGGGCCTGTGGATCGGGCTCGGCCTGCTCGGCGCGATCGCGGTCCCGGTCGGCACGCGCATCCTCCGCCGTCGCGCGGCCCGGGCCTGA
- the xrtP gene encoding exosortase P, whose amino-acid sequence MALSALAAAGVAVVLAERFYRELEVRLAGAILDLFTTSGVYVAPDRESVYFGLSSAAPFGLRMTPECSSAFLLLPLVVVTMVMMYFRPSNARRLFFSLGISAVVVVLVNQLRILTIVGLVHWFGTDEGYYWGHTLLGSMVSVFGGAVSIVLFVWLATRKKKA is encoded by the coding sequence ATGGCGTTGAGCGCGCTGGCTGCCGCGGGTGTTGCGGTGGTGCTGGCCGAGCGGTTCTACCGCGAGCTGGAAGTGCGGCTCGCCGGGGCCATCCTCGATCTGTTCACTACATCGGGTGTTTATGTCGCCCCCGATCGGGAGTCCGTTTACTTTGGGTTGAGCAGTGCTGCGCCGTTCGGGTTGAGAATGACGCCAGAATGTTCTTCGGCGTTCCTTTTGCTCCCCTTGGTCGTTGTGACGATGGTCATGATGTACTTCCGGCCTTCGAATGCCCGGCGGCTCTTCTTTTCGCTCGGCATTTCCGCTGTCGTCGTCGTTCTGGTGAACCAGCTGCGCATTCTCACGATCGTCGGTCTCGTGCACTGGTTCGGCACCGACGAGGGCTACTACTGGGGCCACACGCTGCTCGGCTCGATGGTCAGCGTGTTCGGCGGCGCCGTCTCGATCGTCCTGTTCGTCTGGCTGGCCACCCGGAAGAAGAAGGCATGA
- a CDS encoding glycosyltransferase family 2 protein, which produces MSVKVLLAITQAFALTMSVAFLVYVVVIVVPYLRRKPAPVGDPAGFTWHFFVPCRDEQTVIRETIRYLRTTFRKAHVWVVDDDSEDRTARVVRMLWRRHGGYDPYLHLVPRVRPEARTGKGDALNAAYRALNDWMGPDASRDDVVVVVVDADGRPAPNCLEVCAADHLFGDPEVGAVQLDVRMGNAGTPPPSRNPVGRWFGLKLAQLQDLEFRTAIAAIQTSRGFTGTISMGGNGQFTRLTALDSIAGGEGQPWRGSLLEDFELGVHLLTAGWRTGFTPDSHVSQEGLYSLRRFLVQRTRWGQGTMQCARYLRRIWDSPHVSTLGAAEMMYYLAQPWLQLLGSLLYPIPFVLLVAGTAGDPAQMWTWFTGGAWILFAVYGSFGLLPFLVWGPIYQLKCLRSKNILRGLGMGLAYAAYIYTFYVTSWRALFRLVRGRNGWAKTRRNTEQAAGAKVALDA; this is translated from the coding sequence ATGAGCGTCAAGGTCCTGCTGGCGATCACGCAGGCGTTCGCGCTGACCATGAGCGTGGCGTTCCTCGTCTACGTGGTCGTGATCGTGGTGCCCTACCTGCGCCGCAAACCCGCCCCGGTCGGCGATCCGGCCGGCTTCACCTGGCACTTCTTCGTGCCGTGCCGCGACGAGCAGACGGTCATCCGGGAGACCATCCGCTATCTGCGGACGACGTTCCGCAAGGCGCACGTCTGGGTCGTCGACGACGACTCGGAGGACCGCACCGCCCGCGTCGTCCGGATGCTGTGGCGGCGCCACGGCGGCTACGACCCGTACCTGCACCTGGTGCCGCGCGTGCGGCCGGAGGCCCGGACCGGCAAGGGGGACGCGCTGAACGCCGCCTACCGGGCCCTGAACGACTGGATGGGCCCGGACGCTTCGCGCGACGACGTCGTCGTGGTGGTCGTCGACGCCGACGGCCGGCCGGCGCCGAACTGCCTCGAAGTCTGTGCGGCGGACCACCTCTTCGGCGACCCGGAGGTCGGGGCCGTGCAGCTCGACGTCCGGATGGGCAACGCCGGGACGCCGCCGCCGTCGCGCAACCCGGTCGGCCGCTGGTTCGGCCTGAAGCTCGCCCAGTTGCAGGACCTGGAGTTCCGGACGGCGATCGCGGCAATCCAGACGTCCCGCGGGTTCACCGGCACGATCTCCATGGGCGGCAACGGCCAGTTCACGCGGCTGACGGCGCTCGACTCGATCGCGGGCGGCGAGGGGCAGCCGTGGCGCGGCTCGCTGCTGGAGGACTTCGAACTCGGCGTCCACCTGCTGACAGCGGGCTGGCGCACCGGGTTCACCCCGGATTCCCATGTGTCGCAGGAAGGGCTGTACAGCTTGCGGCGGTTCCTCGTGCAGCGCACGCGGTGGGGTCAGGGCACCATGCAGTGCGCCCGCTACCTGCGGCGGATCTGGGATTCACCGCACGTCAGCACCCTCGGCGCGGCGGAGATGATGTACTACCTCGCCCAGCCGTGGCTGCAGCTGCTCGGCTCGCTGCTGTACCCGATCCCGTTCGTGCTGCTGGTGGCCGGCACCGCGGGCGATCCGGCGCAGATGTGGACGTGGTTCACCGGCGGCGCCTGGATCCTGTTCGCCGTCTACGGCTCGTTCGGGCTGCTGCCGTTCCTCGTCTGGGGCCCGATCTACCAGCTGAAGTGCTTGCGCAGCAAGAACATCCTGCGCGGCCTGGGCATGGGCCTCGCCTACGCGGCGTACATCTACACGTTCTACGTGACGTCGTGGCGTGCGTTGTTCCGCCTGGTGCGCGGCCGCAACGGCTGGGCGAAGACGCGCCGCAACACCGAACAGGCGGCCGGGGCGAAGGTCGCGCTCGACGCCTGA
- a CDS encoding N-acetylmuramoyl-L-alanine amidase, with translation MSRPVPRTAAVAAAVALLAGLATPAYADTSSQRQRDFAAAAGEFGVPENVLLGVSYLESRWDSNAGTPSTSAGYGPMHLTDLRAAGVATSHHDEGSEDPRGDDARPALHPQAGPAVPPPAELQTVDRAAQLLRTDAATLRTDTTQNIRGGAALLAQFQRELGKNSGGDAQDWYGAVTRYSGSTDATAAQTFADEVFDTIAGGVTRTTDDGQQVTLAATAGLTLPQHGGNPAGVECPRRVACESVPAPYQQLPKDDYGNHDLANRPESQKIDHIVIHDTEGYWDSVLKLAQDPTYVSWHYTIRSNDGLIAQHVPAKDVAWHAGNWYVNAKSIGIEHEGFAAKGTWYTEAMYRSSSKLVGYLARKYGIPLDRAHIIGHDNVPGTTPATIKGMHWDPGPYWDWSHYFDLLGAPLGGFGLPGSSLVTIDPDFAKNQPAFTGCDTAGQPCAPRGSEAVVLHSEPSETSPLLKDAGLHPDGSVSTMDVADVGSRVATGQQYAVAEVRGDWTAIWYLGQKGWFPNPRNARVAKPAIGWVVTPKPGLASVPVYGRAYPEPEAYPANVPVQAITPLPYTLSAGQKYSSAGTAGSEYYYAVTFDVSDHVVVKGKLRYVQIQFGHRIAFVKADDVRILPAF, from the coding sequence ATGTCCCGCCCTGTCCCGAGAACGGCGGCCGTCGCCGCCGCCGTTGCTCTTCTCGCCGGTTTGGCCACTCCCGCGTACGCCGATACCAGCAGTCAGCGGCAGCGTGACTTCGCCGCCGCCGCCGGCGAGTTCGGCGTTCCCGAGAACGTCCTGCTCGGCGTCTCCTACCTGGAGTCCCGGTGGGACTCCAACGCCGGCACGCCCAGCACCTCCGCCGGCTACGGCCCGATGCACCTCACCGACCTGCGCGCGGCCGGGGTGGCGACCAGCCACCACGACGAAGGCAGCGAGGACCCGCGCGGCGACGACGCCCGTCCCGCGCTGCACCCGCAGGCCGGGCCCGCCGTGCCGCCGCCCGCCGAACTGCAGACCGTCGACCGGGCCGCGCAGCTGCTCCGGACCGACGCGGCGACCCTGCGGACCGACACGACCCAGAACATCCGGGGCGGCGCCGCCCTGCTCGCGCAGTTCCAGCGGGAGCTCGGCAAGAACAGCGGCGGCGACGCTCAGGACTGGTACGGCGCCGTCACGCGCTACAGCGGCTCCACGGACGCCACCGCCGCGCAGACCTTCGCCGACGAGGTCTTCGACACCATCGCCGGCGGCGTGACCCGCACCACCGACGACGGCCAGCAGGTCACGCTCGCCGCGACGGCCGGCCTCACGCTGCCGCAGCACGGCGGGAACCCCGCGGGCGTCGAATGCCCCCGGCGCGTCGCCTGCGAGTCCGTCCCCGCGCCCTACCAGCAGCTGCCGAAGGACGACTACGGCAACCACGACCTCGCGAACCGGCCCGAAAGCCAGAAGATCGACCACATCGTCATCCACGACACCGAGGGCTACTGGGACAGCGTCCTGAAGCTCGCCCAGGACCCGACGTACGTGAGCTGGCACTACACCATCCGCTCGAACGACGGCCTGATCGCCCAGCACGTGCCGGCCAAGGACGTCGCCTGGCACGCCGGCAACTGGTACGTCAACGCGAAGTCCATCGGCATCGAGCACGAGGGCTTCGCCGCCAAGGGCACGTGGTACACCGAGGCCATGTACCGCTCGAGCTCGAAGCTCGTCGGCTACCTCGCGCGCAAGTACGGCATCCCGCTCGACCGGGCGCACATCATCGGCCACGACAACGTGCCCGGCACGACCCCGGCGACGATCAAGGGCATGCACTGGGACCCGGGCCCCTACTGGGACTGGTCGCACTACTTCGACCTGCTCGGCGCGCCGCTCGGCGGGTTCGGCCTGCCCGGCTCGTCGCTGGTCACCATCGACCCGGACTTCGCGAAGAACCAGCCCGCGTTCACCGGCTGCGACACCGCCGGGCAGCCGTGCGCGCCGCGCGGTTCCGAGGCGGTCGTGCTGCACTCGGAGCCCAGTGAGACCTCGCCGCTGCTCAAGGACGCCGGCCTCCACCCCGACGGCTCGGTGTCCACAATGGACGTCGCCGACGTCGGCAGCCGCGTCGCGACCGGGCAGCAGTACGCCGTCGCCGAGGTCCGTGGCGACTGGACCGCGATCTGGTACCTCGGGCAGAAGGGCTGGTTCCCCAACCCGCGCAACGCTCGCGTCGCGAAGCCCGCGATCGGCTGGGTCGTGACGCCGAAGCCCGGCCTCGCGTCGGTGCCGGTGTACGGGCGGGCCTACCCCGAGCCGGAGGCCTACCCGGCGAACGTGCCGGTGCAGGCGATCACGCCGCTGCCGTACACGCTGTCCGCGGGCCAGAAGTACTCCTCGGCCGGGACAGCCGGCTCGGAGTACTACTACGCGGTGACGTTCGACGTGTCCGATCACGTCGTCGTCAAGGGCAAGCTCAGGTACGTCCAGATCCAGTTCGGGCACCGGATCGCGTTCGTCAAGGCGGACGACGTGCGGATCCTGCCGGCGTTCTGA
- a CDS encoding tyrosine-type recombinase/integrase codes for MPPDPKTGKKRRRPYGVRWVTAGREHSLWFATKALAKAELLKLQQAMNRGEAFDIETGLPESMYREERSPTLLRVAREFLVSAWPDMSPNSRGRLVDGLAVAVQGFLSERPAADPAVVRRVLTTFALPPTDARVELKADGRELAAWLERHSRQVAELNDPEGVTELSRALRTNLDGKRAAASTVDTRKGAVVQALRFAVDKSYLGENPLSGVKLHKFGTELAVDPGVVVNPLQARELLAAVTYVRPRGQNRSWRAFFASMYYGGVRPGEARFLAEQHCELPRRGWGAFVLPGSLGRSAARYSDDGQTYQARSLKHRAEEHVRTVPIPPLLVRILLDHLDEVGTATDGRLFRGLDGGPISNASYTDVWRLARALGLPPRLAASMLAGRPYDLRHAAVSSWIAAGVPLPDVANRAGHTVDMLTKVYAKFVHGTRDAANRRIEDFLEGDLG; via the coding sequence ATGCCGCCGGACCCGAAGACCGGCAAGAAGCGGCGACGTCCGTACGGCGTTCGCTGGGTCACGGCTGGTCGGGAACACTCGCTGTGGTTTGCCACGAAGGCGCTGGCGAAGGCCGAGCTGCTGAAGCTGCAACAGGCGATGAATCGCGGCGAAGCCTTCGATATCGAGACTGGGCTTCCGGAGTCGATGTACCGGGAGGAGCGTTCGCCGACGCTGCTGCGCGTCGCCAGGGAGTTCTTGGTGTCCGCCTGGCCGGACATGTCGCCGAACTCGCGCGGGCGACTCGTGGACGGGTTGGCTGTGGCGGTGCAGGGCTTCTTGAGCGAACGGCCGGCCGCCGATCCTGCCGTCGTGCGGCGGGTACTGACGACGTTCGCGCTTCCGCCCACTGATGCTCGTGTGGAGCTGAAAGCGGACGGCCGGGAGTTGGCGGCCTGGCTTGAACGGCACTCTCGGCAGGTGGCTGAGCTGAACGATCCGGAGGGCGTGACCGAGCTGAGCCGGGCTCTGCGGACCAACCTCGACGGCAAGAGGGCGGCTGCGAGCACGGTGGACACCAGGAAGGGGGCAGTCGTTCAAGCGCTGAGGTTCGCGGTCGACAAGTCGTACCTCGGCGAGAATCCACTGTCGGGCGTGAAGCTGCACAAGTTCGGGACCGAGCTGGCAGTGGACCCCGGGGTGGTCGTCAACCCGCTGCAAGCTCGTGAGTTGCTGGCGGCGGTGACGTACGTCCGTCCCCGGGGCCAGAACCGCTCATGGCGGGCGTTCTTCGCATCGATGTACTACGGCGGCGTCCGACCAGGCGAGGCTCGGTTCCTGGCGGAGCAGCACTGTGAGCTGCCCCGGCGGGGTTGGGGCGCGTTCGTGCTGCCGGGCTCGTTGGGGCGTTCGGCGGCCCGGTACAGCGACGACGGTCAGACCTACCAGGCTCGCTCGCTCAAGCACCGGGCGGAGGAGCATGTCCGGACGGTGCCGATTCCGCCGCTGCTCGTCCGCATCCTGCTGGACCACCTCGATGAGGTCGGTACGGCGACGGATGGCCGGCTGTTCCGTGGCCTGGACGGCGGGCCGATCAGCAACGCGTCGTACACGGACGTCTGGCGGCTGGCGCGGGCGCTCGGGCTCCCTCCACGCCTCGCCGCGTCGATGCTCGCCGGACGGCCGTATGACTTGCGTCACGCTGCCGTCTCGTCGTGGATCGCTGCCGGGGTGCCGCTCCCCGACGTCGCGAACCGGGCCGGACACACGGTCGACATGCTGACCAAGGTCTACGCCAAGTTCGTGCACGGGACGCGCGATGCCGCCAACCGCCGGATCGAGGACTTCCTCGAAGGTGATCTCGGCTGA
- a CDS encoding helix-turn-helix transcriptional regulator, translating into MNTSKNNEASNVSDLGALLTTPELCEFLGISRDTLYEWREINTAPPAIKLPNGHLRFPIADLHVWLVERQERAA; encoded by the coding sequence ATGAACACCAGCAAGAACAACGAGGCCTCGAACGTGTCCGACCTGGGCGCGCTGTTGACCACGCCGGAGCTGTGCGAGTTCTTGGGCATCAGCCGAGACACGCTGTACGAGTGGCGGGAGATCAACACCGCTCCCCCGGCAATCAAGCTGCCCAACGGGCACCTCCGGTTCCCGATCGCGGACCTACACGTCTGGTTGGTCGAGCGGCAGGAGCGTGCGGCATGA